One genomic region from Salvia hispanica cultivar TCC Black 2014 chromosome 2, UniMelb_Shisp_WGS_1.0, whole genome shotgun sequence encodes:
- the LOC125208590 gene encoding uncharacterized protein LOC125208590, which yields MAQEQQQHVVSSSDSERSRNVKVKKKIPQRGLGVAQLEKIRVEELMKKEVLASVSASAIGSVSDATPSPSPVNFRSSNVLCRSWSGDHDHRNSNAAGFQPPVNLSASAAALPSAPQRFFRFQQPASPVVNPYSSSAAFHMEPPSNQNHLHCNSYASSSSPWPEMVGVKRPYPFFLESPPEAHSESRYDELASCGSGYAPQKGPRNVYTSYCRDGPSNSSTPPEQGSRRALRDDGRLDLDGDFLTLALPPPNSKHAYAIDDFGCQYPEDDERRQGHRMIASRSMEEPFNFFPVRADESGGEKGEAIDLNLKL from the exons ATGGCACAGGAACAGCAGCAGCACGTTGTGAGCAGCAGCGACAGTGAGAGATCGAGGAATGTGaaggtgaagaagaagatccCGCAGCGAGGGCTGGGCGTCGCGCAGCTCGAGAAAATCAGAGTGGAGGAGCTGATGAAGAAGGAGGTCCTTGCATCTGTCTCAGCCAGCGCGATCGGTTCGGTTAGTGATGCGACTCCTTCGCCGTCGCCGGTCAATTTCCGATCGTCGAACGTGCTGTGTAGATCGTGGAGTGGCGATCACGATCATCGGAATAGTAATGCTGCTGGATTCCAACCGCCGGTGAATTTGAGTGCTTCTGCTGCTGCTCTGCCGTCGGCGCCTCAGAGATTTTTCCGATTTCAGCAACCTGCTTCTCCGGTG GTGAATCCATATTCATCATCAGCAGCCTTCCATATGGAGCCCCCTTCAAACCAAAACCATTTGCATTGCAACAGCTATGCCTCCTCATCGTCGCCGTGGCCAGAG ATGGTAGGGGTGAAGCGGCCGTACCCCTTCTTTCTTGAAAGTCCGCCAGAGGCTCATTCGGAATCAAGATACGACGAACTAGCTTCTTGTGGCAGTGGATATGCACCTCAAAAGGGACCAAGAAATGTATACACGAG CTATTGTAGAGATGGTCCATCAAACTCAAGCACTCCACCCGAGCAGGGTTCAAGAAGAGCCCTGAGGGATGACGGGAGGCTAGACCTAGACGGAGACTTCCTAACCTTGGCGCTTCCTCCTCCAAACTCAAAGCATGCCTACGCTATAGATGACTTTGGTTGTCAATATCCAGAG GATGACGAGAGAAGGCAAGGTCATCGTATGATAGCTAGTAGATCAATGGAAGAGCCCTTCAACTTCTTTCCGGTTAGGGCTGACGAAAGTGGTGGGGAGAAGGGAGAAGCCATTGATCTCAATTTGAAGCTATAG
- the LOC125203602 gene encoding protein SEEDLING PLASTID DEVELOPMENT 1 produces the protein MMILPPKSKCCALPLHLHLSFKPSPTRKTAARIRFPIPTTRKLSLPGLKGRSLTVSSSSAPHLQPNDETDSAEEFKVELGRLLALLPEEMRHRVSEHPELHDLIEVVMDLGRKPLARFPSGDFVLSDNPISMEDILHATAQVGDFAVDNRAGISRTLHRISAIRNRKGAIIGLTCRVGRAVSGSANLLRDLVKDGASLLLIGPPGVGKTTIIRDIARMLANEYEMRVMIVDTSNEIGGDGDIPHSGIGHARRMQVPHTDVQHKVLIEAVENHMPQVIVIDEIGTKLEAAAASTIAQRGIQLVATAHGVTIENLVMNPALEMLVGGVQSVTLGDEEASRRGVQKSVLERKGPSTFTCGVEIISKAELRVHRNLEATVDAILAGRYPRFEVRKLNNETNGLEPSLFTPDLSEIETSSESWTEDTSEMIDDSSFQDAFASEGTSYEDEDHLRIFLYGISEASIMQGIKQLKIDDTIEFTDNISEADVLIALQSKLKKNSRLQAAARSQSLPTYVIKTTSLAQIMRTIQSLMSDYADGFEFYESDAKANDSEKIDALEEARIAVEQRVIPKGEPVDLLPRSLNIILLQKDLIRKYNLKTERIVSELGVRLRILPLQSTANEGSSEEKEATDSENFYELNNETNGSAITVNRLPLLPD, from the exons ATGATGATTTTACCGCCAAAAAGCAAATGCTGTGCTCTCCCTCTTCATCTCCATCTCTCCTTCAAACCATCTCCAACCAGAAAAACCGCCGCCCGAATCCGCTTCCCCATCCCCACAACACGAAAACTTTCCTTGCCTGGCCTCAAAGGTCGGAGTCTTACAGTTTCGAGCTCATCAGCGCCGCATTTGCAGCCAAATGATGAGACGGATAGCGCCGAAGAGTTCAAAGTGGAACTTGGTCGGCTGCTGGCACTTTTGCCGGAAGAGATGCGGCACAGGGTGAGCGAACATCCCGAGCTACATGACTTGATTGAGGTGGTCATGGACTTGGGCCGGAAGCCGCTGGCCCGCTTCCCGTCCGGGGATTTCGTGCTGTCTGATAACCCGATTTCAATGGAGGACATTCTTCATGCTACAGCTCAG GTTGGGGACTTTGCAGTTGATAACCGAGCGGGAATTAGCAGAACACTGCATCGTATTAGCGCAATTAGAAATAGGAAAGGTGCAATTATCGGTTTAACTTGTCGTGTTGGTCGTGCGGTGTCCGGAAGTGCCAATCTATTGCGTGATCTAGTTAAAGATGGTGCTTCATTGCTACTTATCGGGCCTCCTGGGGTGGGGAAAACCACAATTATCAG gGACATAGCCCGTATGCTTGCAAATGAGTATGAGATGCGCGTAATGATTGTTGACACCTCAAATGAAATTGGAGGTGATGGAGATATTCCACACTCAGGAATAGGCCATGCTCGCAGGATGCAAGTTCCGCACACTGATGTTCAACATAAG GTGTTGATAGAAGCCGTTGAAAATCATATGCCACAAGTGATTGTGATTGATGAGATTGGCACAAAGCTTGAAGCTGCAGCTGCTAGTACAATTGCTCAACGTGGAATTCAACTAGTTGCAACTGCTCATGGAGTAACCATTGAGAACTTAGTGATGAATCCTGCATTAGAGATGCTTGTTGGAGGAGTGCAG AGTGTAACACTGGGCGATGAAGAGGCAAGCAGGAGAGGAGTTCAAAAAAGTGTGTTGGAAAGAAAAGGGCCGTCAACTTTCACTTGTGGCGTGGAGATAATTTCTAAAGCAGAGTTACGAGTCCATCGTAATCTAGAAGCAACAGTAGATGCTATACTTGCAG GTCGCTACCCTAGATTTGAGGTCCGAAAATTGAATAACGAAACAAATGGATTGGAGCCAAGTTTATTCACTCCTGATTTGTCTGAGATTGAGACGAGCAGTGAAAGTTGGACTGAAGATACTTCTGAAATGATTGATGATTCATCTTTCCAGGATGCATTTGCCTCAGAAGGGACTTCTTATGAAGATGAGGACCATCTCCGTATATTTCTTTATGGG ATATCAGAGGCAAGCATCATGCAAGGGATAAAGCAGTTGAAGATAGATGATACAATCGAATTTACTGACAACATCAGTGAAGCAGATGTGCTAATAGCTTTGCAGTCCAAGCTCAAAAAGAATTCTCGGCTACAAGCTGCTGCAAGATCTCAGAGCCTTCCTACCTATGTCATCAAG ACGACCTCTTTGGCTCAGATAATGAGGACTATTCAATCTTTAATGTCTGACTATGCAGatggttttgaattttatgaatcTGACGCTAAGGCAAATGACTCGGAGAAAATTGATGCTTTGGAG GAAGCAAGAATCGCAGTTGAGCAAAGAGTAATCCCAAAGGGAGAGCCCGTTGATCTGCTTCCCCGCTCATTAAACATAATATTGCTTCAGAAGGACCTCATTCGTAAATACAATCTCAAAACAGAAAGAATTGTTTCTGAGCTTGGTGTGCGGCTCAGGATCCTTCCCTTACAGAGCACAGCCAACGAAGGCAGTTCAGAAGAAAAAGAAGCCACCGACTCTGAAAACTTTTATGAGCTAAACAATGAAACAAACGGGTCTGCTATCACTGTCAACCGATTACCTCTCCTTCCTGACTAA
- the LOC125208332 gene encoding transcription factor TCP4-like: MGKSGGEIVEVEGGHIVRGSGGKDRHSKVCTAKGPRDRRVRLAAHTAIQFYDVQDRLGYDRPSKAVDWLIHKAKSAIDRLAHLPPWHPTDVGVWSLKGSKSVHDHDECEGRR, encoded by the exons atggggaAGAGCGGCGGCGAGATCGTGGAGGTGGAGGGCGGCCACATTGTGAGGGGGAGCGGCGGCAAGGACCGGCACAGCAAGGTGTGCACGGCCAAGGGCCCCAGAGACCGCCGCGTCCGCCTCGCCGCCCACACGGCCATCCAGTTCTACGACGTCCAGGACCGCCTCGGCTACGACCGCCCCAGCAAGGCCGTCGACTGGCTCATCCACAAGGCCAAGTCCGCCATCGACCGCCTTGCCCACCTCCCGCCCTGGCACCCCACCGATGTCGGAGTATGGAGCCTCAAAGGAAGTAAATCAGTCCATGACCACG ACGAGTGCGAGGGCCGGCGCTAG